Sequence from the Bacteroidales bacterium genome:
CACCTCTTTATCCCTGTTTTTACCGACAAAAACCTTTCCTCCTCTTCGCAAAAGTTCTAAATAAACCACATTCTCTAATTTATGTCCCAAATCTGCATCGTACTTGTTGGTTTGAGTAATATTTCTTAAGCCCAAGTCCACCATATAATATTTCTCGTTGGTTGAAAGCAATTCTTTGCCTTTAATGTCATAACGAGGAGCTGCATAAAGTATATAAGCCTCTGTAAGATAGCCAATTAATTTTATTACGGTGTTGTGTGAGATTTTTTTGTCGGAATTTTTATTTAGCTGTTCGGCAATTTTGGTGGGCGAAACCAAAGAGCCAACGGAATTAAATAAAAACTCAATAATACGCTGTAAATTATCGAATTTACGCAATTTATGTCGCAGTATAATATCTTTTTTGATAACGGTATCATAAATGGATTGCAAATAGTCATTTACAAGTTCAGGGGCATTTTTTGTAAGATTAACGGCTTCGGGAAATGTTGAATTATTGATAAATTGCCTGAAAAGTCGGTCGCTGTTTTTTTCTTCAGGGAAAGCAAGTGTGTATTCCAAAAAAGAAAACGGAAGCAGGTTAATTGCTATATAACGACCTGTAAGCAAGGTTGCCAATTCGCTCGAAAGCAAATAAGCATTAGAGCCTGTCAAATAAAGGTCAATATTTTTTTTAGTGAATAAACTGTTTACAAGTTTCTCAAAATCAGGTATTAGCTGCACTTCATCAAGTAAAACATAATTCTTTTGATTGGGAGTTGTTTTTGATAATATTTCGTCATAAAGCGCTGTCCAATCATCAAATTTTGCATTTTCTCGTTCTTCAAAGTTGTAGAAAACAATATTCTTTGGGCTAATTCCATCTTCTAATAACTCATTGCGAAATGCTTGTAATAGTGTAGATTTCCCGCAACGCCGCACTCCTGTTATTACTTTGATTAAATCTTGGTCTTTGAGGCGACGTAGCTTTTGCAAATAAATTTCTCTTGCTACCATTATGAAAAAATTTTTGCAAAAATACACCTTAATGACGAAAAATGCAAAAAAATGTTTTTTCGTCATTAAGATTTTATATGCTAACTAACTTATAATCACATCAAAAGTTTTCCTTGATAGCGTAAACTTGTTGTTAAATCTTACTTTCGGGTGTATTGTACAGAGGTAGTAGTATTGTCAAAATAATATTAGCATTATTTGTAAATCAAACCACAACATTATTACAACACGCTAATAATAAATAGCATATAAAATATTTTGAATGGGAATAACGTCTCCACTCGGCGGAAATTGAATTTTAAGACGAGACACTATTTTCTATTCACCAATTATTTTAACCAAAACCCGCTTACGCCTTTTGCCATCGAACTCACCATAAAAAATTTGTTCCCATGGACCTAAATCGAGCTGTCCGTCGGTTATTGCCACAACAACTTCGCGTCCCATAATGCTGCGTTTAAGATGAGCATCGGCATTATCTTCGTAGCCGTTGTGCTTATACTGTGCGTATGGCTTTTCGGGAGCTAGCTTTTCGAGCCAAACTTCAAAGTCATGATGCAAACCTGCCTCATCATCGTTTATAAATACGCTGGCGGTAATGTGCATGGCGTTTACCAGCACCAAGCCCTCATTGATGCCGCTTTCAGACAGGCATTCCTCAACCTTGCGGGTAATGTTTATATATTCACGCCTACTTTTGGTTTCGAACCAAAGCTCTTTACGGTAACTTTTCATACTGTTCGGTTTTAATATTGCTACTGCCAGCAAATTTACAAAATAATACCCGCTTTAAAAAAAGTTTCAAATGCTGATGGTTATAGATTCTTTAAATTGGTGGTAATATGACGGTTTAGCATAGTATTCTAAAGCTTTGTAAATGTTTTATTAAATAAATCCATAATGTTTAGGTTCAAAGGTCTATTTTAATATTTTTCGAGTTTCAACATTTT
This genomic interval carries:
- a CDS encoding ATP-binding protein: MVAREIYLQKLRRLKDQDLIKVITGVRRCGKSTLLQAFRNELLEDGISPKNIVFYNFEERENAKFDDWTALYDEILSKTTPNQKNYVLLDEVQLIPDFEKLVNSLFTKKNIDLYLTGSNAYLLSSELATLLTGRYIAINLLPFSFLEYTLAFPEEKNSDRLFRQFINNSTFPEAVNLTKNAPELVNDYLQSIYDTVIKKDIILRHKLRKFDNLQRIIEFLFNSVGSLVSPTKIAEQLNKNSDKKISHNTVIKLIGYLTEAYILYAAPRYDIKGKELLSTNEKYYMVDLGLRNITQTNKYDADLGHKLENVVYLELLRRGGKVFVGKNRDKEVDFIVQKAGNKREYYQVAYTVNDEKTFKREISSLISIRDAYPKYLLTLDYDNAIIDGVKKKNVIDWLLDV
- a CDS encoding YjbQ family protein gives rise to the protein MKSYRKELWFETKSRREYINITRKVEECLSESGINEGLVLVNAMHITASVFINDDEAGLHHDFEVWLEKLAPEKPYAQYKHNGYEDNADAHLKRSIMGREVVVAITDGQLDLGPWEQIFYGEFDGKRRKRVLVKIIGE